TCAATGCGACCAtgcttgaggtcagggacctcaacgaagacatggccatatcggccatgaaaagaggtctgaggaGGTCTCGATTTTACGTACTCACTGGATAAAACCCTCCCTCAAACATATGCTGAACTTTTAGaacgcgcgtacaaatacatacgcacggatgaaggagcttctgaccgacgtcaaatagaaaataaagatcagaagaaaaagcagaagaagagtggggctccAGTCGAAACAAATAGGCTCCCATCCAATAAGCAAGCCTCACCCCGACGACAGAGTTTGAGGCTGACACATAATAGGTATAATTCCTATACCTCTCTCTCTACTCCTCATGCacagatcctcatggagatcgaagAGGCGAAATATCTACGACACCCTCCACCGATGAAAGCGAGGAACCGTGATCGAAGGAAGTATTGTCGGTTTCACCGAGACCACGGTCATGACACtgaacaatgcatccagctcaaaGATGAAATAGAAGTCCTGATACGACGTGGCTACCTTGAAAAATATAAAAGGGAGCCACCAACTCAACTCCCTCCCGATCGATGACCCCAAATGACTGAAGAAGCTGTGAATAACCAACCGACCGcgagagtcatcaacatgatcaccAGATGGCTGGATCGGAGGGCAACTTCCAACGAGGAGTCAACGAAGTGACCAAGACTCCATAATGTAATAACCTTCTTGGAGGAAGATGCTCGAAGAATTCAAACTCTCCACGATGATGCTGTTATTATTttagcaacaatagcaaattatgatgtaaaaaagatacttattgataatggaagctcaactgacgttctgttttactcgaccttctctcaAATGAAATTATCGATTGATCGACTCAGAAAAATCTCGACACCGTTAGTCGGCTTCACTGGAGATGCAGtcacagtggaaggagaaatcaccctcccCCTAATCGCTGGGATTGAACCACAACAAAGCACCATCTTCATAATCTTTATGGTCATccgagtaccttcggcctacaacgtcaTACTTGAAAAATCCAAACTAAATGCCCTGAGAGCAATAGTCTCGACATACCATCTGTTGGTCCGATTCCTGACCAAAAATGACGTTGGAGAAATATGCAGAGATTAACAACTTTTCCGATGCTGTTTCACAATCTCCACCCAGAATAATAAATCTGAGGACTCCCTGTCGGCCGACAAATTAGATAAAAGAGAGAACCAGAAAAGGGATGAGCCAGTTGAATAGTTGACTTCCATCCCGATAACAAAAAATCTTGAGTAAACGATCTGAATTGGGTCACAATTGTCCGACTCAGAGCGGCAACAACTAATCAAATTGCTCAAAGTCAATACCGACATCTTTGCTTAGTCGTCTATGGACATGTCCGGCATTCCTCCAAAAATAATGACTCATTGGCTCAACATCAGTCCAAATGTCAAGCCAGTGAGATAGAAAAAGCGATCCTTTGCTCCAGAAAGACAGAAAGCTGTTAATGAGGAAGTCGACAAACTACTCgcagcgggcttcatcagagaagccacatatcCAAACTAGCTCACCAACGTAGTCATGATGAAAAAGGccaatgaaaaatgaagaatctgcatcgactacactgacCTGAATCGAACCTGTCCGAAAGACAGCTTTTTActgccaaagatcgaccagctggtagacgcgatATCGGGTCATCGACTACTGAGCTTCATGGATGTCTTtgctggatataatcaaatccgcatggcaccagaggatgaggaACACACGGCTTTCATGATCGACAAGGGCTTATACTActacaaagtaatgcctttcAATCTGAAAAACACCGGAGCCACCTATTAACGACTCgttaacaaaatcttcaaagcatAAATCGGGTAAAACATGAAAgagtacgtggacgacatgctggtaaaaagtATCCAGACTTCGAACCATATTCGAGATTTGGAAGAAGCTTTCAACATGCTCCGACGATACCAAATGAGGTTAAATCCGATCAAATATGCGTTCGGAGTGATctcgaaaaaattttttggattctTTGTTTCGCAATGAGGGATCGAAGCCAACTCTAagaaaataaaagctatcatcgacatgaagcatccaaacaccaagaaggaggtacaACAACTAAATGGCAGAATCGCCGCACTCAGTCGATTTATCTCTTGGTCGACTGAGAGGTGTCTACCATTCTTCAAGACTTTAAGGCAAACGAAAGATTTCTTCtggtcggatgaatgccgacTAGCTTTTGAGgatttgaagaagtacttggctttccCATCTTTGCTCATAAAACCAAAGGTCGGAGAAACATTATATCTCTACTTGGCAACATCGACAGAGGTGGTTAGTTAGATACTTATTCGAGAAGGTGAAAATAGAATTCACCAATctgtctactacaccagcaaagtactccacaaCAACAAAGTTCGATATTCAAGAGCGaagaaaatgatctacgctctgaTCATATCGGTGCAACGGCTTCGCCCTTACTTCTAGACACACTCTATTGTGGTCCTTACCGATCAACCATTAAAAGCGATCCTGCACAGTCCTGATACATCAGGATGAATGGCGAAGTGGGCGGTGAAGCTAGGTGAATTCGACATACAATACCAACTACGGCCATCTGTGAAGGCACAAGTTCTAGCCGACTTTATCGCAGAATGCACAATAGCCAACAACAAATTAGAAGATGCTACTACGAAGGAGGCTGCAACCCCCGAGCCCGACCTAAGGTTGACCTGGGTGCTGCATATCGACGAGGCATTGAATGCTCAAGGTAGTGGAGCTGGCCTCATTCTCACCAACTCAgaaggggtagtcaccgagtatgcCCTTCAATTCGACTTCAAAACTTCAAAtgatcaagccgaatacgaagcTCTCTTAGTCGGTTTGAAAATGACTAAAGAGCTCGAGATTGACAGTCTGAAGGTCTTCACtgactctcaactgatcgtggGACAAATCAAAGGCAAATTCGAAGCTCGGGACCCGATCATGGCAATATACCTTCAAAAGGTAAAAGACCTCATGACGAATTTAAGATACTTTAAGATCTTCCACATATTCAGGACTGAGAATGCTCGAGTCGATGTACTTTTTAGACTAGCAACGACTGCTTACAGTTCACTGGGTCGAACATTCGTGGAGTGTCttgagcaaccgagcatcgacaaaAATGAAAAAGTGTTGCGGCTAACAGCCGAACctagttggatggatccgatcattcagTATCTATCCGACAGAGTCCTCCCTAAAGATCTTTTGGAAGCAAAATAAACCCGATAGGTAGCTTCCCAGTATGTGATGATGGATGGTcatctctacaaaaggtcattctccctttcCTTACTGAAGTGCCTAGGACCGACCGATGCCAACTATGCACTTAGGGAAGTACATGAAAGAATTTGTggaaaccacttggggggcaagtccctggcctacaagaTTTTGTGACAAggttactattggcccaccatgaaaaaggATGCGATTGACTTGATCCGGAGGTGcaaaccatgccagaagtatgccaacatacagcaTCAACCCGTCAGTCAGCTAACGTCCATTGTCGCACCCTGACCTTTCGCtcagtggggaatcgacatacttggTCCTTTTCTCCCGACGTCTGGCCAAAAAAAGATCATAGTGGTCAcaatcgactatttcaccaagtgggtggaagccAAACCCCTGGTCCAAATCATCGAATGCaaaatggaagacttcatccagaaatcCATTATCTACagattcggattgccgcataccatcttcaccgataatggacgataatttgatAATCAAGACTTCAGAGAATTCTGAACGAAGTTTCATATTATATATAAGCTTACATTAGTCGGACATCCACAATCAAATGGAGAGGTTAAGGTGACCAACCAAACAATCTTGCACAAGTTAAAGATCCGACTGAATGAGACTAAAGGTCtttgggtcgaagagttatgtcCAATCTTATGGATGTATCGGATAACTCCCCGTATACCGACTGGAGAGTCTCCTTTCAACTTAGCCTACGGgatggaggcgatgatcccactcgagatcggattaccatcgaCAAGAGTTGAGCAATACAATGAACCGAATAACTCCGAGTGTCGAAGAGCCGACTTAGATTTCCTACCAAAACTCCGACATGAaactcaacttcgcatggccacGTACCAACAGAAGATAGCTCGGTACTATAACACCAAAGTCAAGCCAAAAGTTTTCCGATCAGGAGATTTAGTTCTGAGAAAAGTAGAAATTTtaaaatctctagatcaaggaaaGCTATCTCTGAACTGGAAAAGATCCTACAGAATATCAGAGATAAATAGACCGGATGCCTATCGGCTTGAAACCTTGGAAGGTTCGGCTATTCTCCGAACATGAAACACCGATAATCTAAAGTTGTACTATCAGTAATCCTTGTACATACTTGAAAATATAGTTCTGTTCCAGAATCGTAAACCAGACTTCTAATGAAATATCGGTTCTCGTTATGGAGACCGGATCATCAATGTCATGGCTTGGGGTCTGACTTTTCAAAGTAGTCAGAAACCTTCAGCCTGACCACCGACTGCATCCCGACTGTTCTGCAGAACCGACCTATCTACTTCAACGGGAGGCTAGCACCGACCATGCAGATTTTCTTCACAAAAGCTGCACCGCCCCCATAGTCAGCTTTCCGTTCAAATAGCTGTCTAATTTGCCGACTTGGTATCAACTAAGAAAgacaaaataccaaaataacaaaGGTCGGGTTGAAATTATACCGACATGGCCACAGCCAGTCgagagatattcggcttgccatcgtttATCAGATAATACGACGTATAAATCCGATCAAGATCTGGATAATGGATATATGACTTACTAtcgttatcctaactaaatacgtTAAAAACTACATGACTAGCAGACCTTACAATCTGCAGAATGGTCGGATCTACGATCTACATTTGGAGATTATTCTACGGACGGACATCACAGACATTTCAGCAAACAAAAATTCTATCTTGAAGGAAAATATATTCATTCATTATCAGAAAAGAAAGTACAAAATCAGATCGAAGTCCGACTACAAGTATCAggctacaagaaaaaaaaaataatatagatacACCGACTAAGCTTCGTCATCGTTCTTTTGTTCGGGAGTAGCATCGCCAACTTGAACGATTTCAGGTCCGATCGGTGCTTCACCCTGTGTCGGAGCGGCTTTTTCTTCATCAGCACCATCTTCTAATCTTGGAGAAACGATGCTGCCCAGGTCGAGGTTCGGGTATAACTTTCCAACCGTATCGCGGCCGTCTTTATACCCGACACAGTACAAAGCGAAGCCACCTTCGAGAatctctttcttgaactctttcgAGCCTCGAAAATCCTCGACTGTCCGATCCAGTGCTTCTTTTGCCGATTCTGCTTCTGTCTTTGCCAAATCAGCATCGGCTCGAGTAGATGACAATTCTTCTTCGGCCAGTGCCAATATTTCCAAACTGGCCCGATGATGCCCACGTTCGGCTTCGAGTTCTTCAATGCACCCATCTCATTCTCATCGAAGCTGGTGGAGAGAATGCCTCTTGTTCTGCCTCTTGTTCTTGACCTGCGCATCAAGAGCCGAAATAGTCTCGTGAGTCGATTTAAGTTTGGCCCCCAAGGATGCCAAGTCATCAGTACATCGAAAAACCTCCTCCTGAAGTTTAGCTTTTCGCTCCGCTGCCGACTAGAGTTGTTCAAGCGCGGCCACCTTCTCGGTGTCAGCGGCCGCCACCTTATTCTTCCACGCACTCTGAATGTCGATGAACTTTGTGTAGCCTCCAGATTGGATATGTCGTGGATCAACTACAGACAAAGGATAAgtcggttaaaaaaaaaaagaagagagaaaaagaaagaagggttTTACTGAAGAAACTTACCCCGATGATTGTCGGATAAAAAGATGAGAACATCTCGACCACCGACCGCTTCCTCCGATGCTCCCAATCAATCGAAAGAAGGGTCACCTGGCACAGTCGCTTGgctgataagtgacatatttttatatttattgtagatatttttgataatttatgatgctaatatcttcttaaaaatctaatttcatgaataaattagattttcttataaaaaataaataattttaaaaaaatataaaattaaaatatatttataaaaaatagatattaatttaattgaataatttaagtaccaaaataatgaaaaatttttgaaaaatttaatgcatattatttttttattttttaggcaaaaatcgagggaaaatatcctaaaaaataaaaaaattacctcTACTGCAGGTGGACCAGCCGGTCGGTCCATGAAATCAGGGCACGATCCACAAGAATAGTCATGCGGTCTACAGGCGTGGTTCACAGCAAGCGAAGGATTCTGGATGCAATTCAACGACTGACATTCATCCCAACCCAGATCCAATAGTTCACGTTTGCTGTCGGTTTATAAGAACAGATTTTGCACTTTCGGACGGTCAAAAATACATCCATCATCAAATCCAACGATCCAGACACATTatcgattttgaataggattcttctgcacgatccgatggtccagaagTGATCTATCATGCAATCGGACGGTTGAGGACTTtcttgactttgaataggagatcttttaTACGATTCGACAATCAGAACTTTATCAGAACTCAGATCGGATGGTTGACATTCGATCCAActttgatttagattaaaatattaatttttcaagtagatctgggtggttcaagccTGATCCGAtggctaaaaatatttttaagagattaaaattatttttaaggattttaggactccttttcttactaaaaaattatgaaaaattcatctataaataagagtctgaaaataagctttgagagcaaaaaaaattaatgaaaagactaaaaaaaattagaaaaaaaaattagatagctttagagacccaagaaaaagaagaaaaaaagtcgattcgctctacggagtacgacggaagaaggagaggtcatcaaccatctttccgacgaggttgagctgatcaactttagatctttattataattttatttttatattatttttatattattttattattattttttaaattttttataattaaattttaattttagctaataaaaaaaatattttcttgcactttaaattttttatcttttatttttttataagtagatgctaggatctagttagtagatcttagtatcaatttattttatacactttaaatttttgttatttatttttatcgcAAGTAAaagctagaatctaaatagtagatcttagtatcgaatttattttttatatttttaatttttatttttcgacttaaattatttttcttcaaaattttattttttttacaaaattaaagatttcaaatcaaaatcctgccttctctatggattcaactcgactcactattttctatgtatttttaatttctattgaagtctaaatttgattgataatcatgatgtcctaacgacaacatcgcgatcatatcaatttttaacgTCGTTGCCGGAGAaagcaccaattttaatgtttgatttttttaatttttttataaatatagcttactaactttttttgtataaaaaaaaaagagatagaaagcttccatttttgtttggtgagatcaatcctaatcctaactatttttttattaattattattattttttaaattaacctaaaaatCACTcacataaatctaattaaaattgtatgacaagagttgaaacttaattgttagaagcattcatcatcttagattttcttttgatgatcgctggagacaaggtaagctttcaagtttgattaatttcatgcatctaatttagttgcatagaacctccttgtttgaaattgattgtacatattcatctcaaatcaatttaaggacaatacccataacaagataaggtagagattttatcatccttttttagcccaaaaataaccaaccagcattctgcattaatcctaatctaattaaaatttagtagacgTTGAcctctaggatcaattgagttcagtttgagtattatggtgaagtcaagtgcaaagtaagtttggactcactcctgaaactggtgtctaaggctagaggttacaaagactcaacctaagtggactcgtggttatctaattggttccgttagcttacctaatcaattcaattggtgtctaaggcaagcaatggggggacctccaCGACCCCACGtcttatctggctagttaaaggaagtgagaacaaatctaatttatatttaggctaagccactctacatcaaactgttagatctaaagaatctataggtgtctaggtttaattgcttgctaacttgtTTGTAATTAATACTTAACCACAGCTAATTCTTTTTAtctttcatctttaggtctagagttttcttaaggatctcacctttagaacttctctctttcttcctcttctcttttctttctccttttaaaaaaaaaactcattcatacattagggtttccactgatacatgcatggtataattttttatccTGACCAAGTTGAACTTAATtttgaaattgaacgactgatccatgttaCACCTAAAAATTAAATAGCTAGAAATTCTGAGAACTacctagacagatgaaggaatattttattttttccacctataatccatcaatattttcatcattctatggaaTTAAACATTCTGATTCTAGTCTTAAAGTTGATTGGAACctgctagcccaaaaattagatgaagtcgatctttttatagataaatgtctagccttagatctacaatc
Above is a genomic segment from Elaeis guineensis isolate ETL-2024a chromosome 1, EG11, whole genome shotgun sequence containing:
- the LOC140857510 gene encoding uncharacterized protein, producing MAKWAVKLGEFDIQYQLRPSVKAQVLADFIAECTIANNKLEDATTKEAATPEPDLRLTWVLHIDEALNAQGSGAGLILTNSEGVVTEYALQFDFKTSNDQAEYEALLVGLKMTKELEIDSLKVFTDSQLIVGQIKGKFEARDPIMAIYLQKVKDLMTNLRYFKIFHIFRTENARVDVLFRLATTAYSSLGRTFVECLEQPSIDKNEKVLRLTAEPSWMDPIIQYLSDRVLPKDLLEAK